A section of the Leminorella richardii genome encodes:
- the ptsI gene encoding phosphoenolpyruvate-protein phosphotransferase PtsI has translation MISGILVSPGIAFGKALILKDDPIVVNNRKISADDVEKEISRFKAGRDKASEQLNAIMAKASETFGEEKAAIFEGHIMLLEDEDLEQEIESRIKTKQESADAAAHAVFEAQAIELESLEDEYLKERAADIRDIGKRLLKNILGMTIVDLGAIQEEAILVATDLTPSETAQLNLDKVLGFITDLGGRTSHTSIMARSLEIPAIVGTNDVTKQVKNGDYLILDCVENRVYVNPPIETIEQMKKVQAQYLNDKNELAKLKDLPAITLDGHLVEVCANIGTVRDIPGAERNGAEGVGLYRTEFLFMDRDAFPTEEEQFQAYKAVVEAMGDQAVILRTMDIGGDKDLPYMNLPKEENPFLGWRAIRICLDRKEILHAQLRAVLRASAFGKLRIMFPMIISVEEVRLLKAELEMLKQQLRDESIAFDETVEVGVMVETPAAATIAHHLAKEVDFFSIGTNDLTQYTLAVDRGNELISHLYNPLSPSVLSLIKQVIDASHKEGKWTGMCGELAGDERATLLLLGMGLDEFSMSAISIPRIKKIIRNANYSDVKTLAENALAQPTAQEVLEVVNKFIEEKTLC, from the coding sequence ATGATTTCAGGCATCTTAGTATCTCCCGGCATCGCCTTTGGCAAAGCGCTGATATTAAAAGACGATCCTATCGTTGTTAATAACAGAAAAATTTCTGCCGACGACGTCGAAAAAGAAATTTCCCGCTTTAAAGCAGGACGCGACAAGGCCAGCGAACAGCTTAACGCCATTATGGCGAAGGCCAGCGAAACGTTCGGCGAAGAGAAGGCCGCTATTTTTGAAGGCCACATCATGCTGTTGGAGGACGAAGACCTCGAGCAGGAAATCGAAAGCCGGATTAAAACCAAGCAGGAAAGCGCTGATGCGGCAGCCCATGCCGTGTTTGAAGCTCAGGCTATCGAGCTGGAAAGCCTTGAGGACGAATATCTTAAAGAACGCGCGGCCGATATCCGCGATATCGGTAAGCGCTTACTAAAGAACATCCTCGGAATGACCATCGTCGACCTCGGTGCCATTCAGGAAGAAGCTATTCTGGTAGCAACCGACCTTACGCCATCAGAAACCGCTCAGCTTAATCTGGATAAAGTCCTCGGATTTATTACCGATCTGGGCGGCCGCACCTCCCACACCTCCATTATGGCGCGCTCGTTGGAAATTCCGGCTATTGTCGGCACCAACGACGTCACCAAGCAGGTGAAAAACGGCGACTACCTAATACTCGACTGTGTCGAAAATCGCGTCTATGTCAATCCGCCTATTGAAACCATAGAGCAGATGAAGAAGGTGCAGGCACAGTACCTGAACGACAAAAACGAGTTGGCGAAGCTGAAAGATTTACCCGCCATCACGCTGGACGGCCATCTGGTAGAAGTGTGCGCTAACATCGGCACCGTGCGCGATATTCCTGGCGCAGAGCGCAACGGCGCAGAAGGCGTTGGCCTCTACCGCACCGAGTTCTTGTTCATGGATCGCGACGCGTTCCCTACCGAAGAAGAGCAGTTTCAGGCCTATAAAGCCGTCGTTGAAGCGATGGGGGATCAGGCCGTCATTCTGCGCACTATGGACATCGGTGGCGACAAAGACCTCCCCTATATGAACCTGCCAAAGGAAGAGAACCCGTTCCTTGGCTGGCGCGCGATCCGTATCTGCCTGGACCGTAAAGAGATTTTACACGCGCAGCTGCGCGCTGTACTCAGAGCGTCAGCCTTTGGCAAACTGCGCATCATGTTCCCAATGATTATTTCCGTCGAAGAAGTTCGTCTATTGAAGGCCGAACTAGAAATGCTGAAACAGCAGCTGCGCGACGAAAGCATTGCCTTTGATGAAACCGTCGAAGTGGGCGTGATGGTAGAAACCCCTGCTGCTGCAACGATTGCCCACCATCTGGCAAAAGAAGTCGATTTCTTCAGTATTGGTACAAACGACCTAACCCAGTATACTCTGGCCGTTGACCGCGGTAACGAGCTGATCTCTCATCTGTATAATCCGCTTTCTCCATCGGTTCTGTCGTTAATCAAGCAAGTGATTGACGCTTCCCACAAAGAAGGGAAATGGACTGGCATGTGTGGAGAGCTTGCCGGTGACGAGCGAGCAACGCTGCTGCTGCTCGGCATGGGTCTGGATGAGTTCAGCATGAGCGCCATTTCGATTCCGCGAATTAAGAAAATCATTCGCAACGCTAACTACTCTGATGTCAAAACGCTGGCAGAAAATGCACTGGCCCAGCCGACCGCACAGGAGGTGTTGGAGGTGGTGAATAAATTTATCGAAGAAAAAACGCTCTGCTAA
- a CDS encoding LPS O-antigen chain length determinant protein WzzB, translating into MSNKAPSQPLAMQSGVDYSAYHPQNRDEIDLFELLAQLWKKKLWIVGCMVATTLIAGIYAFTAKEQWTSTAVINAPTFNTMANYYQGFRLVEGETDKPTTSEDVSIKLFQQFVSLASSYNEISQFVRDTEYFKTLSSGMTPQEQARLLEDIVDNIKFAKDKESGVYTVSFPALTAEQAKMLLTDYMSTVNKNVGKIQYSQLAAQIEGRKQSVENQMASLKKIAEEQREEEIENIKMALAIAEKANIQKPDTAGLAKLDSSNMFLLGKDALMAMSSSIEKQPLTLSDKYYELQGQYMALTGFKSGDEKAQAFSYLKNPMEPVTKDKPKKALILVLGALLGGILGAGGVLGMGAITNTKRSESVSN; encoded by the coding sequence ATGAGCAATAAAGCGCCTTCCCAGCCTCTGGCTATGCAAAGCGGTGTGGATTACTCCGCCTACCATCCGCAGAATAGAGACGAGATCGATCTGTTTGAACTGCTAGCCCAGCTATGGAAAAAGAAGCTGTGGATAGTGGGCTGTATGGTAGCAACAACGCTTATTGCCGGTATTTATGCTTTCACCGCAAAAGAGCAGTGGACGTCTACAGCCGTCATAAATGCTCCGACGTTTAATACGATGGCTAACTACTATCAGGGATTTAGGCTGGTTGAGGGCGAGACGGATAAGCCAACGACGTCAGAGGACGTGTCTATTAAGCTGTTTCAGCAGTTTGTTAGCCTGGCTTCGTCTTATAATGAGATTAGTCAGTTTGTGCGAGACACTGAGTATTTTAAGACATTGTCCAGCGGAATGACGCCGCAGGAGCAGGCTCGTTTGCTGGAGGATATTGTTGATAACATCAAGTTTGCCAAAGATAAGGAAAGCGGGGTCTACACAGTGAGCTTCCCTGCGCTGACTGCGGAGCAGGCTAAGATGCTGTTAACCGACTATATGTCAACAGTGAATAAGAATGTCGGCAAAATCCAGTACTCCCAGCTGGCGGCTCAAATTGAAGGTAGAAAACAAAGCGTTGAAAATCAGATGGCATCGCTGAAAAAGATTGCCGAAGAGCAGCGCGAAGAAGAGATAGAAAACATAAAAATGGCGTTAGCCATCGCCGAAAAGGCCAATATTCAGAAACCGGATACAGCAGGCCTGGCCAAGCTAGACAGTTCTAATATGTTCCTGTTGGGAAAAGATGCACTGATGGCGATGTCTTCCTCTATTGAGAAACAGCCCCTAACATTGAGTGATAAATACTACGAGTTACAGGGTCAATATATGGCGCTGACTGGATTTAAGTCCGGGGATGAAAAAGCTCAGGCGTTTAGTTACTTGAAAAACCCGATGGAGCCAGTGACCAAGGATAAGCCTAAGAAGGCGTTGATTTTAGTGCTTGGGGCACTGCTTGGGGGGATTTTGGGGGCTGGGGGAGTGTTGGGAATGGGGGCAATAACTAATACCAAACGAAGCGAATCTGTATCTAATTAA
- a CDS encoding ATP-binding protein has protein sequence MRRSLFWKILVGFWITFIVITQAVWLVFYYYASQKEPFENRIANRIVSLQFTSAVSVLETEGLDGLNRMTSGWPAVDQRHIAIIPLKVPLTQRAGPMSMIPLTDDVRLEHVKGGDGRYYLLKYDVEALRKEYRPNRSGRVLIFNMPTPLLVLGGIGGFLFSALLAWNLTRPMRQMRSGFDRVAQGDLDVRLYPVMKNRRDELGDMARDFDSMVERLKLLVGAREALLHDVSHELRTPLARLQLAIGLARQNPQNVENELKRIELESERLDKMIGELLTLSRTDAAGISDEEYFDLYGLLEAVVSDVTYEAQVPGVDIVLHANPQAQEMSTVKGNSELMRRAVENIIRNALRFSKQGQKIEVELFYEEGELLIQVNDRGPGVDEDKLSSIFDPFVRVKSASSGKGYGLGLAIARKVVNAHGGAIEAKNRQPHGLSIGIRLPAWQG, from the coding sequence ATGCGTAGAAGCCTGTTTTGGAAGATTCTGGTTGGTTTCTGGATAACGTTTATCGTGATTACCCAGGCCGTTTGGCTGGTGTTTTACTATTATGCTAGCCAAAAGGAGCCGTTTGAAAACCGCATCGCTAACCGCATAGTGTCGCTACAGTTTACGTCGGCGGTTTCGGTCCTGGAGACGGAGGGTCTTGACGGGCTTAACCGTATGACCAGCGGTTGGCCGGCTGTTGACCAGCGGCATATCGCCATTATTCCTCTTAAAGTGCCGTTAACGCAAAGGGCGGGGCCGATGTCGATGATCCCGCTAACTGACGATGTTCGTTTAGAACACGTGAAGGGGGGAGACGGGCGCTATTACCTGCTCAAGTATGACGTTGAGGCTCTGCGTAAAGAGTACCGACCTAACCGTTCTGGGAGAGTGCTGATTTTCAATATGCCGACACCGCTGCTGGTTTTGGGCGGTATTGGCGGGTTCTTATTTAGTGCGCTGCTGGCCTGGAACCTGACTCGGCCTATGCGGCAAATGCGTTCAGGGTTCGATCGCGTGGCGCAGGGCGATCTCGACGTTCGACTCTATCCGGTGATGAAAAATCGTCGCGACGAGCTGGGGGACATGGCCCGTGACTTTGACTCAATGGTTGAGCGACTGAAGCTGCTGGTTGGTGCCAGAGAGGCGCTGCTGCACGATGTGTCTCACGAGCTTCGCACGCCTCTTGCCCGCCTCCAGTTGGCTATCGGGTTAGCAAGGCAGAATCCGCAAAACGTGGAAAATGAGCTTAAGCGCATTGAGTTGGAGTCCGAACGGCTGGATAAAATGATCGGTGAACTGTTGACGCTTTCACGTACCGACGCGGCGGGCATTTCCGATGAAGAATACTTTGACCTGTACGGGCTGCTTGAAGCGGTGGTAAGTGATGTGACTTATGAGGCACAGGTGCCCGGCGTCGATATTGTTCTGCATGCGAACCCTCAGGCGCAGGAAATGTCCACAGTGAAGGGAAACTCTGAGCTGATGCGACGAGCGGTAGAAAATATCATTCGTAACGCGCTGCGCTTTTCTAAACAGGGCCAGAAAATAGAGGTGGAGCTCTTCTATGAAGAAGGGGAGCTGCTGATTCAGGTTAACGATCGGGGCCCGGGCGTAGATGAGGACAAACTGTCGAGCATCTTTGACCCCTTTGTGCGGGTGAAGTCAGCGTCGTCAGGAAAGGGCTATGGTTTAGGGCTGGCGATTGCTCGCAAGGTGGTTAATGCACACGGCGGCGCGATTGAGGCTAAGAATCGGCAACCTCACGGCCTGTCTATCGGTATTCGGCTTCCTGCGTGGCAGGGGTGA
- a CDS encoding NeuD/PglB/VioB family sugar acetyltransferase: MKEKLIIIGAGGFAKAVIDSLNYDFYEIYGFIDSNKEGVHQGYPIVGKSLDDIADIYKYVFFIAIGDPEDRDTWLRQLKFLSLKTINIVDPTAIVSKRSKLGTCIYVGKMAIVNCDSELEDGVVINTRALIEHGNYISYCSNISTNVVLNGDVFVGYKTFIGSCSVVNGQLKIGNLSIIGSGSVVIREIPDKVVVAGSPTRLIKERK; the protein is encoded by the coding sequence ATGAAAGAAAAACTTATCATTATTGGTGCCGGTGGTTTTGCAAAAGCTGTAATTGATAGTTTAAATTATGATTTTTATGAAATTTATGGTTTTATCGATAGTAATAAAGAAGGGGTACATCAGGGATATCCAATAGTTGGAAAGTCTTTAGATGATATAGCAGATATATATAAATATGTCTTTTTTATTGCAATCGGTGATCCAGAAGATAGAGATACTTGGTTAAGACAGCTCAAATTTTTGTCTCTAAAGACAATAAATATTGTAGATCCTACTGCAATAGTATCAAAAAGATCCAAGTTAGGAACATGTATTTATGTAGGGAAAATGGCTATAGTAAATTGTGACTCAGAATTGGAAGATGGAGTTGTTATTAATACTAGAGCCTTAATAGAGCATGGGAATTATATTTCTTACTGTTCAAATATATCAACGAATGTTGTTTTAAATGGAGATGTTTTTGTAGGATATAAAACATTCATTGGAAGTTGTTCTGTTGTTAATGGGCAGCTTAAAATTGGAAATTTATCAATTATCGGTTCTGGCTCCGTAGTTATAAGAGAGATACCTGACAAAGTTGTTGTTGCTGGATCGCCTACTAGGCTAATAAAGGAAAGAAAATAA
- the ptsH gene encoding phosphocarrier protein Hpr, which produces MYQQDVTVTAPNGLHTRPAAQFVKEAKAFTSDITVTSNGKSSSAKSLFKLQTLGLTQGTVVTISAEGEDEKEAVEHLVKLMAELE; this is translated from the coding sequence ATGTACCAGCAAGACGTTACTGTTACCGCTCCAAATGGCCTGCACACTCGCCCTGCCGCTCAGTTCGTTAAAGAAGCAAAAGCCTTTACTTCCGACATTACCGTGACGTCTAACGGCAAAAGCTCCAGTGCCAAAAGCCTGTTTAAGCTGCAGACCCTCGGCCTGACTCAGGGGACCGTTGTCACCATCTCTGCCGAAGGCGAAGATGAAAAAGAAGCCGTTGAGCATCTGGTTAAACTGATGGCGGAACTGGAATAA
- the cysK gene encoding cysteine synthase A, with product MTKIYEDNSKTIGHTPLVRLNRLGNGKILAKVESRNPSFSVKCRIGANMIWDAEKRGILKQGVRIVEPTSGNTGIALAFVAAARGYKLTLTMPESMSLERRKLLKALGANLVLTEAAKGMKGAIEKAEELVAADPEHTILLQQFNNPANPEIHEKTTGPEIWEDTDGNIDVFIAGVGTGGTLTGVSRYIKKTKGKKIVSVAVEPTDSPVISQALAGEPIKPGPHKIQGIGAGFIPGNLDLSLIDRVEKITNEEAIETARRLMEEEGILAGISSGAAVAAAIKLSKQPEFADKNIVVILPSSGERYLSTPLFAGLFTEQELQQ from the coding sequence ATGACAAAAATTTATGAAGACAACTCAAAAACGATTGGTCACACGCCGCTTGTACGCCTGAACCGCTTGGGTAATGGGAAAATCCTGGCCAAGGTAGAATCACGCAATCCAAGCTTTAGCGTAAAGTGCCGCATCGGTGCCAATATGATTTGGGATGCTGAAAAACGCGGTATTTTGAAGCAGGGTGTACGAATTGTTGAGCCAACCAGCGGTAACACCGGGATTGCTCTGGCATTTGTCGCAGCCGCCCGCGGCTACAAGCTGACGTTGACCATGCCTGAATCCATGAGCCTAGAGCGCCGCAAGCTGTTAAAAGCTCTGGGGGCCAATTTAGTTTTGACTGAAGCGGCAAAAGGTATGAAAGGCGCAATTGAAAAAGCGGAAGAGCTGGTCGCTGCCGATCCTGAACATACTATCCTTCTGCAGCAGTTTAATAACCCAGCTAACCCAGAGATTCATGAGAAAACGACAGGGCCTGAGATCTGGGAAGATACCGATGGCAACATAGATGTCTTCATTGCTGGCGTTGGTACCGGCGGTACGCTGACCGGCGTAAGTCGCTATATCAAAAAGACTAAGGGCAAGAAAATAGTGAGTGTTGCAGTCGAGCCAACCGATTCCCCCGTCATTAGCCAAGCGCTGGCTGGTGAGCCTATCAAACCGGGCCCGCACAAAATCCAAGGTATCGGCGCTGGCTTTATTCCCGGTAACCTCGATCTGAGCCTTATTGATCGTGTAGAAAAAATTACCAATGAAGAGGCTATCGAAACAGCTCGCCGACTGATGGAAGAAGAAGGCATTCTGGCCGGTATTTCTTCGGGCGCCGCTGTCGCAGCAGCCATCAAGCTGTCCAAACAGCCTGAGTTTGCCGACAAGAATATTGTTGTCATTCTGCCCTCTTCCGGTGAACGCTATCTCAGCACCCCACTGTTTGCCGGTTTATTTACTGAACAAGAGCTACAGCAGTAG
- a CDS encoding NAD-dependent epimerase/dehydratase family protein produces MKKKVIFIGASGFVGTRLIENTLNEFDVKNLDKQQSHFYPSITVHGDVRECSSLNDELAGRETVVLLAAEHRDDVSPTSLYYDVNVQGTKNVLAAMDKNNVKSIIFTSSVAIYGLNKENPDEGHPHDPFNHYGKSKWQAEEVLREWYEKAPEERSLTIIRPTVIFGERNRGNVYNLLRQISSGKFAMIGSGNNYKSMAYVGNVVEFIKYRLQNETVGYQVYNYIDKPDLSMNQLISEVEKSLNKKVPSIHLPYAVGIMGGLCFDLLSKVTGKKYTISSVRVKKFCATTQFDATKVHSSGFIAPYSLSQGLDRTLQYEFVKNKEDDIVFVSE; encoded by the coding sequence ATGAAAAAAAAAGTTATTTTTATTGGTGCTTCTGGATTTGTTGGTACTCGCCTCATTGAAAATACCCTAAATGAATTTGATGTTAAAAATTTAGATAAACAACAAAGTCATTTCTATCCCAGTATTACTGTACATGGTGATGTGCGGGAATGTTCTTCTTTAAATGATGAGTTGGCGGGGCGAGAAACCGTTGTTCTACTTGCAGCGGAGCACCGCGATGATGTAAGCCCAACATCACTGTATTACGACGTTAACGTTCAAGGTACGAAAAACGTTTTAGCCGCTATGGATAAAAATAATGTTAAAAGTATTATTTTTACCAGTTCTGTTGCCATATATGGTTTAAATAAAGAAAATCCTGATGAAGGGCACCCACATGACCCTTTTAACCATTATGGAAAAAGTAAGTGGCAGGCAGAAGAGGTACTGCGTGAGTGGTATGAGAAAGCTCCAGAAGAGCGTTCCTTAACGATTATCAGGCCTACGGTTATTTTTGGTGAGCGTAACCGAGGAAATGTTTATAACTTGCTTCGACAAATATCTAGTGGAAAGTTTGCAATGATAGGTTCTGGCAATAATTATAAATCAATGGCCTATGTTGGTAATGTTGTGGAGTTTATTAAGTATAGACTTCAAAATGAAACGGTTGGCTATCAGGTTTATAATTATATAGATAAACCTGACTTAAGTATGAACCAACTGATTTCGGAAGTAGAGAAAAGCCTTAATAAAAAAGTGCCTTCAATCCATCTTCCATATGCTGTTGGCATTATGGGGGGGCTGTGTTTTGACCTGCTTAGTAAGGTCACCGGTAAGAAATATACTATCAGTTCTGTACGCGTTAAAAAATTCTGTGCGACGACGCAATTTGATGCCACTAAAGTACACAGCTCAGGATTTATAGCTCCTTATAGCTTATCACAGGGATTGGATAGGACTTTGCAGTATGAATTTGTTAAGAATAAGGAAGATGACATTGTATTTGTATCAGAATGA
- the crr gene encoding PTS glucose transporter subunit IIA: MGLFDKLKQLVSDDKKDAGSIEIVAPLSGDIVNIEDVPDVVFAEKIVGDGIAIKPTGDKMVAPVDGTIGKIFETNHAFSIESDSGIELFVHFGIDTVELKGEGFKRLAEEGQHVKKGEPIIEFDLALLEEKAKSTLTPVVISNMDEIKELTKLSGSVVVGETPVIRVKK; this comes from the coding sequence ATGGGTCTGTTCGATAAACTGAAACAGCTTGTTTCTGATGATAAGAAAGACGCCGGCAGCATTGAAATTGTTGCGCCACTGTCCGGTGATATCGTCAATATTGAGGACGTGCCAGACGTTGTCTTCGCGGAAAAAATCGTCGGCGATGGCATTGCCATCAAGCCTACCGGCGACAAGATGGTTGCTCCGGTAGACGGCACCATTGGTAAAATCTTTGAAACCAACCACGCATTTTCTATCGAATCCGACAGCGGCATTGAGCTGTTCGTTCACTTTGGTATTGATACCGTTGAGCTGAAGGGCGAAGGATTCAAGCGTCTGGCTGAAGAAGGCCAGCACGTTAAAAAAGGCGAACCTATTATTGAGTTCGATCTGGCTCTTCTTGAAGAGAAGGCTAAATCAACCCTGACGCCGGTTGTAATTTCCAATATGGATGAAATCAAAGAGCTGACTAAGCTCAGTGGAAGCGTTGTTGTAGGTGAAACACCTGTTATTCGCGTTAAGAAGTAA